The segment CCAAGTTTGAGCGAAGCGCAAAGAAATTCCTGCGAAAGCGCCCGGACCTGCGCAGGCGCTTTGAGTCGATCATCGAGGATCTGCGTGCCGATCCCTTCCAGCCGCACCTTGGACTGCACCGGCTGCAGGGGGAGCTGCAGCATCTGCATGGGGTTCGGGTCACCTACTCCTACCGAATCACCCTGACGCTGCTGATCGAAGAGCACGCGATCACATTGATCGACGTGGGCACCCACGACGAGGTCTATCGCTAAAACCCCGCGGGCGCGCCTTCGACTCTCTCGTCGGAAAGACCGAGCAGGGTGCCGTCGTCTTCGACCCACACGGCCTGGGCGTTGCACCAGTGCGGCGCCGTCTTGATGTGGTGGCCCATTTTCTCGAGCGCGCCGCGCAGGGGGGTAAGTCCCTCGGGGGCGAAGAAGGCGTCCTCGGCATAGAGCGTGTCGGGGCGCCACTGGTGGTGGATGCGCGGGGCGTCCATGGCCTGTTCGGGGGTGAGCCCGAAGGCGGCGACGTGGAGGAAGAGCTGGAGCACGGTGCTGATGATGCGCGAACCGCCGGGCGAGCCCAGCACGTAGCGCAGCCTGCCGCCGCGAAAAGCCATGGTCGGCGTCATGCTAGAGAGCGGCGTCTTGCCCGGCGCAATCGAATTGCGCTCTCCTTGGATCAGCCCGAAAGCGTTGGGGACGCCCGGCGCGGCGGCGAAGTCGTCCATTTCGTTGTTCAAAATGATTCCCCACTTTGGAACGGTGATTCCCGAACCAAAGGAGAGATTGATCGTGAGCGTCGCGCTGACGGCGTCGCCCTCGGGCCCCACAATCGAGATGTGCGTGGTGTGCTCGCCCTCGGCGGGCGCGATCTCCACGCTGCCGGCGCTTACGTCGTGGGCCTTTTCCAGATCGAGATCCTTCAGGCGCTCCCTGGCGTAGTCCTTGGCAATGAGGCGCTTTGTCGGGACGTCGGCGAAGCGCGGGTCGCCCAGATACTCGGCCCGGTCGGCGTAGGCGCGGCGCATGACTTCGGCAATGAGGTGGCTGTGCCCTGCGACCAGCATCGACTGCATTGCAGGGATGCCGGGGAAGGCAGCGCTCTCTCCCTGGGCAAGCGCGCTGGCTCCCAGAAGCGGCGCCAGCGGCGCGAGCTTTTGCAGGCCCGCCTC is part of the Chrysiogenia bacterium genome and harbors:
- a CDS encoding plasmid stabilization protein codes for the protein MTTEPFQLRATTKFERSAKKFLRKRPDLRRRFESIIEDLRADPFQPHLGLHRLQGELQHLHGVRVTYSYRITLTLLIEEHAITLIDVGTHDEVYR